One Pectobacterium colocasium DNA segment encodes these proteins:
- a CDS encoding heme acquisition protein HasA encodes MSFAITYDAYYANYSIASYLTEWSAAFGDVNHTAGNTQVGGNNTGGFYGGDTFIDGTQYAITSTQNDFSALIVGGDLTYSLFSPPAHTLYGDLDTLSFGNVLQGGTTAGTAYSLAEPEVTFSGLALSTDIANLTVSDRGVVHDVIYGLMSGQVQPLLDALTNAGIDINASLDSLSFATATSDAALSADTVVDVVGVAETTDLLAA; translated from the coding sequence ATGAGTTTTGCAATTACCTACGATGCCTACTATGCCAATTACAGTATTGCCAGCTATCTGACTGAATGGTCGGCAGCGTTTGGTGACGTTAATCATACCGCGGGTAACACTCAAGTCGGTGGCAATAATACCGGGGGCTTTTACGGCGGCGATACCTTTATAGACGGTACTCAATATGCGATCACGAGTACGCAGAACGATTTCTCCGCGCTCATTGTCGGCGGCGATCTGACCTATAGCCTCTTCTCCCCTCCCGCTCACACCCTGTACGGCGATCTGGATACCCTGTCATTCGGTAACGTCCTGCAAGGCGGCACCACGGCGGGCACCGCATATTCACTTGCTGAGCCGGAAGTGACCTTCAGCGGACTGGCTCTCTCTACCGATATCGCCAACCTGACGGTTAGCGATCGCGGTGTGGTGCATGACGTGATTTACGGCCTGATGAGCGGTCAGGTTCAGCCACTACTGGACGCGCTGACCAATGCGGGTATCGACATCAATGCGAGCCTGGATAGCCTGAGCTTCGCGACAGCAACGTCCGATGCCGCACTTTCTGCGGATACCGTGGTTGACGTCGTTGGCGTCGCCGAAACGACCGATCTGCTGGCGGCATAA
- a CDS encoding HlyD family type I secretion periplasmic adaptor subunit has translation MSALREVTSQPTTPVYPVADNVAAMPLHTDAGRYLKHGLWLVLIGFGGLLLWAGMAPLDKGVAVSGRVIVADNRKAVQPVSSGRIASLSVRDGDHVQAGQILATLDQTPAQAQRDNLVTQLQEAHAGEARLLAERDDLSAIPFPAATEPHSTVTQQIQIAQQQLFISRRAALQQEHAAMQAALIGAKAQSQGSQALLTSSQTQFQIISEQLRGLRPLAQEGYIARNRLLDVERQAAQLAGAIAQERNNQVQLQQQVVELEQKIQQRQNEYQKEVRAQLADTQRSIQDLTQRLKTAEYELQHTHIRAPASGTVVGLALHTEGGVVNSGQMLMEIVPDGQPLLIDAQLPIELVDRVNNGLPVELLFSAFNQSTTPRISGVVALIGADQLVEQQTGKPYYALRIHVDEQGKQQLAGLDVRPGMPVQAFIRTGERSLLNYLFKPLSDRLHLALTEE, from the coding sequence ATGTCCGCGTTACGCGAAGTCACATCACAGCCGACAACTCCCGTCTATCCGGTGGCGGATAACGTTGCGGCGATGCCATTACATACCGATGCCGGGCGCTATTTGAAGCACGGCCTCTGGCTGGTGCTTATCGGCTTTGGTGGCCTGCTGCTGTGGGCAGGCATGGCGCCGTTGGATAAAGGCGTCGCCGTATCTGGTCGGGTCATTGTCGCAGACAACCGCAAAGCAGTGCAGCCCGTCAGTAGCGGACGCATCGCCTCGCTCAGTGTGCGAGATGGTGACCACGTGCAGGCCGGACAAATTCTTGCCACGCTGGATCAGACACCCGCTCAGGCGCAGCGCGACAATCTCGTCACCCAACTTCAGGAAGCGCACGCGGGCGAAGCACGCCTGCTGGCGGAACGTGACGATCTGAGTGCGATTCCCTTCCCAGCCGCCACAGAACCACACAGTACCGTCACGCAGCAGATCCAGATCGCCCAGCAGCAGCTTTTCATCAGCCGCCGCGCCGCACTGCAACAGGAACACGCGGCGATGCAGGCAGCCCTCATCGGGGCAAAGGCGCAGTCGCAGGGTTCACAGGCACTGCTGACTAGCAGCCAAACGCAATTTCAGATTATCAGCGAGCAGCTACGCGGGCTGCGTCCGCTGGCGCAGGAAGGCTATATCGCCCGTAACCGCCTGCTGGACGTCGAGCGGCAGGCTGCCCAGTTGGCAGGCGCAATTGCGCAGGAACGGAATAATCAGGTACAGCTTCAGCAGCAGGTCGTCGAACTGGAGCAAAAGATCCAACAGCGCCAGAACGAATATCAGAAAGAGGTACGCGCCCAGCTCGCCGATACCCAGCGTTCCATTCAGGATCTCACCCAGCGACTGAAAACAGCGGAGTATGAACTTCAGCACACGCATATTCGCGCGCCCGCCAGCGGTACAGTCGTCGGGCTGGCGCTGCATACCGAAGGCGGCGTGGTCAATAGTGGGCAGATGTTGATGGAGATTGTTCCTGATGGGCAACCGCTATTGATTGACGCGCAGTTGCCTATCGAGCTGGTAGACAGAGTCAATAACGGGTTGCCGGTCGAGTTGCTGTTTTCTGCGTTCAACCAAAGCACCACACCGCGTATTTCTGGTGTTGTCGCACTCATCGGTGCCGACCAACTCGTCGAGCAACAAACAGGAAAACCCTATTACGCCCTGCGTATTCACGTCGATGAACAGGGTAAGCAACAGCTCGCCGGGCTGGACGTGCGTCCCGGTATGCCGGTGCAAGCCTTTATTCGTACCGGTGAACGCTCCCTACTCAACTACCTGTTCAAACCGCTTTCCGATCGCCTGCATCTG
- a CDS encoding type I secretion system permease/ATPase produces the protein MPASHPASSGREIIDALAAYRQGFWGIGLFSAVINLLMLAPAIYMLQVYDRVLPSSSTMTLAMLTIIMLGLFLLMGLLEWIRSAVVIRLGTQMDMRLNQRIYNAAFESNLRNGTAGAGQALNNLTALRQFATGNALFAFFDAPWFPVYLLVIFLLHPWLGVMALAGAIILIVLAWLNQKLTREPLALAAQNTVQATQQANANLRNADAIEAMGMLPAMRERWLTQHKAFLYYQNVASEKSANITSLTKSTRLALQSLMLGLGALLAVNGDITPGMMIAGSILVSRVLSPIDQIIGVWKQWMQARLAWQRVNLLLDTHPARAAGMALPAPEGKLQVEQLSANAPNTRTPILANITFELAPGDVLGVLGPSGSGKSTLARLLVAAMPALGGKVRLDGADMHQWDKGDLGRFIGYLPQDVQLFSGTIAENIARFTQPDAEKIVAAAITAGVHEMILRLPQGYDTPLGEGGAGLSGGQKQRVALARAIYNQPRLIVMDEPNASLDDDGEKALLAAIAAQQEAKSTQVLITHKPALLSCATKLLVLRAGQIQYFGATEQVLKELQRAKPANASLTKPMTKPTSPKPTSVNTADAANAFAPKEPGSAGLSMVYSAPTPRRAAPDK, from the coding sequence ATGCCCGCATCCCATCCGGCTTCATCAGGCAGGGAAATTATCGACGCGCTGGCCGCCTACCGTCAGGGATTTTGGGGAATTGGCCTGTTCAGCGCCGTTATCAATCTGCTGATGCTGGCACCAGCGATTTATATGCTTCAGGTTTATGATCGCGTATTACCTTCCAGCAGCACCATGACGTTGGCCATGCTGACGATCATTATGCTGGGCCTGTTCCTACTGATGGGATTACTGGAATGGATACGCAGCGCCGTGGTGATCCGCCTCGGTACGCAGATGGACATGCGGCTGAATCAGCGCATCTACAATGCAGCGTTTGAAAGCAATCTCAGGAACGGCACGGCGGGTGCCGGACAAGCCTTAAACAATCTCACCGCCCTGCGCCAGTTCGCCACCGGAAATGCGCTGTTCGCTTTCTTTGATGCGCCGTGGTTTCCCGTTTATCTGCTGGTGATCTTCTTACTTCACCCCTGGCTGGGCGTGATGGCGCTGGCGGGGGCGATCATACTGATTGTGCTGGCCTGGCTGAATCAAAAGCTCACTCGCGAACCACTCGCCTTAGCCGCACAAAACACCGTTCAGGCGACGCAACAGGCTAACGCTAACCTACGCAACGCCGATGCTATCGAAGCCATGGGCATGCTCCCCGCCATGCGAGAACGCTGGCTGACGCAGCATAAAGCGTTCCTCTATTATCAGAACGTAGCCAGCGAAAAAAGCGCCAATATTACCTCGCTGACGAAAAGTACCCGACTGGCGCTTCAATCGCTGATGCTGGGACTGGGCGCGCTGCTGGCCGTCAACGGGGATATCACGCCAGGCATGATGATCGCCGGATCCATTCTGGTGAGCCGCGTGCTCAGTCCGATCGATCAGATCATTGGCGTCTGGAAACAGTGGATGCAGGCGCGTCTTGCCTGGCAACGGGTCAATCTCCTGCTCGATACGCACCCGGCGCGTGCCGCTGGCATGGCGCTGCCAGCACCAGAAGGTAAACTTCAGGTGGAACAGCTCAGCGCGAACGCGCCCAACACGCGTACCCCCATACTCGCCAATATCACGTTTGAACTGGCTCCCGGCGATGTGCTCGGCGTGCTGGGTCCTTCTGGTTCAGGTAAATCCACCCTCGCCCGTCTGCTGGTTGCCGCCATGCCCGCTCTCGGCGGCAAAGTCAGGCTGGACGGCGCAGATATGCACCAGTGGGACAAAGGTGATTTAGGTCGCTTCATCGGCTATCTGCCGCAGGATGTGCAGCTCTTCAGCGGGACGATTGCCGAAAACATCGCGCGTTTCACTCAGCCGGATGCAGAGAAGATCGTTGCCGCTGCCATCACAGCAGGCGTGCACGAGATGATTCTGCGACTGCCGCAAGGCTACGATACACCACTGGGCGAAGGCGGTGCCGGGCTGTCCGGTGGACAGAAGCAGCGGGTTGCCCTCGCCAGAGCCATTTACAACCAGCCACGCCTGATTGTGATGGACGAACCCAATGCCAGCCTGGACGACGACGGCGAGAAAGCCTTATTGGCCGCAATTGCCGCCCAACAGGAGGCCAAAAGCACGCAGGTGCTGATCACACATAAGCCCGCCCTACTATCCTGCGCCACTAAGCTGTTAGTCCTGCGCGCCGGGCAGATTCAGTATTTCGGCGCAACGGAACAGGTACTGAAAGAGCTACAGCGCGCCAAGCCCGCCAATGCTTCTCTGACCAAACCGATGACGAAACCCACCAGCCCTAAACCTACATCGGTTAATACCGCTGACGCCGCAAATGCCTTTGCTCCAAAAGAGCCCGGTTCCGCCGGATTGAGCATGGTGTACAGCGCGCCGACGCCGCGTCGTGCCGCACCGGATAAATGA